The sequence TCAGGGGATATATTTATATGCAGTTTAATTTTTCTGTTTTCCGCTTTTATCCTGTTTAGGTGAAGCATCTCTTCAATTTCTTTTTCAAGGCTGATATCAGAATAAACAAGCTCCAATGTCCCCGATTCAATGACAGAAACATCAAGAAAATCATTTACCAGCGCTTCCATGTGAACCGATGAAGATTCAATGGCGGTTATAAATTCAGACTGCCTTTTGCCAAGCTCCCCGGCAGCGCCGTTTAAAAGAAGGCTTGTGTACCCCTTAATAACCGTTATCGGTTTTCTTAAATCATGGGCAGCCATTCCAAGAAACCTGTTTTTCATGTCATTCATCTTCTTTAATTCCGCATTACTCTTATGAAGTTCACGCGACATATTGCTAAGTTCATTATTAAGGGCAATCAGTTTGGACTGAAACTCTTCTATCTCCATCACATCCATCCTTCCAAGAATCAGATATTCGCCGTTAATTTCATAAAAAGAAAAATAAAAAGCTTCAGGAATACCCTTATGGCTGTTTATACTGAACAAGTGCTCTGATTCAGGGTTTTCTGTAAGCTGTTGGATGTTCATGCGCTCGAAAAAATCAATAAACACTTCTTTAATAGAATTTATGGGAATTCCATTTTTGACAAAAAGAGAGGCAAATTCATTATAATCGGTGACTTTCCCGTCTTTTTGGACAACAAAATAAAAAATAAGGTTATTTTTGTGCATGTATTCATTTATTATATTCTCTTTAGTTGTTTTCATTAATATACCTTTCAAGTTCTGAAATTGAATCTATAACAATTATCTTTTCGTACTGACTGAATTCCCCCGCGTAACGCTTTAATCCCTGCCCGCCGGCTAATATAACAAGGTCAGCAAATTCCTGCCGTATTCGCTTTACCGTATTTATAAGCTTTGGCATATTAAAATAAATACTTATAGACAAACCTAAAACATTCGGTTTTTTGTCTTTTATAAGGGTAATAAGATTTTCAACCGGAGTATTTGCCCCAAGGAAATAACCATGCCACCCGTTCATTTCAAAAATATCAGCCACCATTTTTGCGCCTATCTGATGAAACTCATTTGCCAGGCACGATATAACAGCAGTTTTGTTTTTATGTTCCGCTCCAAATATCAGCGGATAAGACAAAGACATGCAGTATTCGGTTATTCCGGTAGCCATATGTTCAACCGCCGGTGTGATTGTATTTTCTTCCCAAAGGCTGCCGACTTCATACATTGCCCTCTGAAATAAATCCACATACAATTCTTTTAAGGTTATTCCTTTTTTGATAAGATCCGCGGTTATTTCGCTGCATGCGATACGGTTTCCGGAAATAAGATTTCCCCTGTAAGTTTCATATATCTGCTGCGTTATCATGCCGGCCATCCTTAAATTTATGTATTTATGCCATAATTTTCAGCTTAAAACATTAAAGGACTTTTCTTTGCCTTTTATACTTCCGACAGTTCAGGTTAACTTTTACCACTGTTCATTTCCCTTATAAACAAAGTTTACCACAAAGAATCCGCAAAAACACAGTGTTTTTGCCCCGATATTCTTGGAGAGGCTTTAAGGTTTGAAGGTTGGGGGTTGAAGTAAGTTTATATATGAAATAAGCCCGGACAGTAAAAGTCTAAACAACACACCCTGAAGGGTGCGGCTACCAGAACAAAAACTAACGCTAAAAACTCACACCCTGCAGTCTCCGCAATAGAGTCATTATTACTGCGACGGCCGGTAAAGACCCGCGTCTACCAAACATTTAAAAACAAAAAAACGAGACGCAATATATTGCGTCTCTACGTTATAAGACAAAAAGATCTTGAAAACTAACATTAACATCCACCAACTTGTTACTTGTTACTTGTTACTTGTTACTTGTTACTTGTAACTTGTAACCTGTAACCTGTAACTTGTAACTTGTAACCTGTAACTTGTAACTTGTAACCTGTAACCTGTAACCTGTAACCTGTAACCTGTAACCTGTAACCTGTAACCTGGTAACCTGTAACCTGTAACCTGTAACCTGTAACCTGTAACCTGTAACCTGTAACCTGTAACCTGTTACCTGTTACCTGTTACCTGTTACCTGTTACCTGTTACCTGTTACCTGTTACCTGTTACCTGTTACTTGTAACCTGTTACTTGTTACTTGTAACTTGTCATCTGTAACTTGTAACCTGTCAGTTATACTACCCTTCTGTCTTTAAAATTATATTTTTCTTATACTTAATTTCATATTCATGAAGTGTTTCTATGTATTCTGTCTGAAGTTTTTCTTTTATCTTTTCGGGGACAAGAACCGCCACGTTTTCTTCAAGCATCTTTTTGCATTCATACTTTATCTTTCTCATGTATTTTATGCAGATATTTTCATCCGTCAGTATTCTGCCGTGGCCGTTGCATTTGGGGCATTCTTCAAAATATATGTCTTCCACCCTTCTGCTGTCACGCTTTCTTGTAAGTTCCATAAGCCCAAATTCGCTTATATTCCCCACTTTATGAAACATCTTGCTTTTAGCAAGTTCCTGTTCCATTACCTCTTTTACTTTTTTTCTGTTCTCTTCCGACTGCATGTCAATAAAATCAATTACTATAAGCCCGCCTAAGTTACGCAGTATTATCTGGCGCGCAATTTCCCTTGCCGCGTGAAGATTTACCGCAAGCAGGCTGGCTTCCACATCTTCCGCGCCTTTAAACTTGCCGCTGTTTATATCAAAGACTGTAAGGGCTTCTGTTAAATCTATTTTTATATAACCGCCTTTTTTGAACGAAACTATATTGCTGAATATCCCTTCCACCTGCCCCTGCAGGTTATAGTATTCAAACAGCGGGTCATTGCCTTCGTAAAGGTTAAGGTCAACCGTCCTGTTGTACGCCGTTTTCAGGTATTTTTCCATCTCTTCATATATTTCCCTTGAATCGGTGACAATTGATGATGTATTGGAATCCAAATATTCCCTGACTATTTTTACCGGCAGGTTCTGCTCACAGTAAATCTGCGAAGGCGCTCGCGATGAATCCGCGGCTTTTTTTACCGCCTTCCACTTTTCGTGAAGCCCGCGTATCTCTTCCTGCAGGGCCGCGGCATCCGCGCCTTCCGCCTGTGTGCGCGCTATAATCCCGTAATCGCCGGGGATGTTATTTTTTGCATCCGCTATTATTGTTTTCAGCCTGTCCCTTTCACCATCATCCAAAATCCTTCTGGATACTCCGGTCTGTTTAAGGTAAGGGCTGTACACCACATAATACCCCGGCAGCATAAGGTTAGTGGTAAGCCTTGCGCCTTTTGTCTGATACGGTTCTTTAATCACCTGTACCAGAATTTCCTGCCCTTTTTCAAAAATACCGGTAATACTTTCCTGCGGCTTTATCACAGCGGCTTCGCTTACATCTTCAAGCATTCCCGATTCAGCTATGTTTGAAGAGTCAAAATATTCCCTTTCCGATAAAAAAGCCGGTTTGGCGTCGCCTATGTCCACAAAAACAAAATTCATTCCCGCCACAAGCTTTTCTATTTTTCCTTTATATATATTTCCCGCTTTGGCATAAACCTTTTTTTCTATGAAAAAATTACAAAGCCTGCCGTCTTCCGCTATAGCCACCGACGTGTCAAAATCTTCCGAATTTATAAATATTTTTTTCATTATTCTTCCGCCTTTATGTATTCCCTGTATATATTCTGAAGCATACCCAGGGCTGTCATCGTCACAATAACAGATGTCCCGCCGTAACTTAAAAGCGGCAATGTTATGCCGGCAACCGGCATTATTCCCATATTCATCCCGACATTAACAAAAAACTGCGCGAATATCATTGTCACAAGGGCTCCGCCAAGCATTTTACCTCCCGTAAACCTGCACAGTTTAATAATTTTAAGGGCTTCCATAATTAAAAACAGATATATCCCTATAATTATCAGCCCTCCCCAAAGTCCAAACTCTTCGGCAAGTACGGCAAAAATAAAATCCGTATGTTTGATGGGTATGAAATTAAGCTGGCTTTGCGTCCCTTTACCCCAGCCCTTTCCCAACACCTCACCTGAACCAACGGCAATCTGCGATTGAATTACATTATAGCCCGACCCTAAAGGGTCAAGGTGCGGGTTTACAAACGTGTGAAGCCTTTGTTTCTGGTAATCATGCAGCGTGTAATACGCGACAGGAAGTATCAGCACCCCTATTATAAGTATTACCGAAAGTTTTTTTATGGGGATATTGCCAAGGAATAAAATGGCAAGCGTCATCGGGATAAGCATAAGCGCGCTTCCAAGGTCAGGCTGTTTTAATATCAAAAAGAACGGTATGAAAACAATAACAAAAACCAAAGCCAGATTTTTAAAAGAAAACGCTTCCTTCCCTTTTATTACAAGAAACCTGACGACCGTTGCCGCCACAACCAGCTTCATAAATTCACTGGGCTGAAACCCGTGCCCGGCAATTTTCAGCCATCTCTGCGCTCCAAGGGAAGTGTGACCTACAATAAGAACAAGAATAAGCAGAAATATAAATATTACAAAAAGGTGATTTGCCGCCGCTATCACAAGGTTATAATTAATATTGGCAATAATTATCATCAGAATAAAACCAATTCCATACCACACTGACTGTTTTGAAAAAAACACTTTCCCTGCATCAGGCTCTGCGCTGTATATTCCAAGCAGCCCTATTCCCATAAGCAATATTGTGGCACCCAGCATAACCGGGTTCATATTCTTTGTATACTGACGCAGCTGTTCGGTAAGCTTAAAAATTCCCCTGAACTTTCTCATCTAAAGCTCCTTTAGTGTTCTGAAATAAAAATCAAGCAGGTCTCCCGCTATCGGCGCAGCTGCATCGCCGCCGCCGCCGCCGTGTTCCAGCAGGACATATACGGCAATTTCCGGATTTTCAAAAGGCGCGTAACACGAAAACATAGCATGGTTATCACCGTGAACGTTCTGAACAGTACCTGTCTTTCCTGCCACTTCAATACCCCTTACCTGTGAAGCCTTTCCTGTGCCTGCCCAATTGGTTACAACGCGCTTAAGCGCTATCTGCATTACCCTTATATTTTCTTTCTTCACATCAATTTCAAAAAGTTTTTTGGGCTCCGGATTCATAAATATGCGCCTGTTATCCATTGTCACCGCTTTTAAAAGGCGCGGCTGCATGGCATAACCGCCGTTTGCCATTGCCGCCATAATGTTAAGTATCTGCAGCGGCGTGCTTGTAATATAACCCTGTCCGATAGCCATCATAACTGTATTTCCGGGAAACCACGGCGTTCTGGATATCCTTCTTTTCCATTCCCTTGTGGGTACCAATCCTGATTTTTCTCCGGGAAGATCAATTCCTGATTTTTGCCCCAGCCCGAACATGACAGAGTATTTATATAATAACTCCACCGTCATCTTAAGGGAAACCTTATAGAAATATATGTCACACGACTGCTCTATTGCCTTATAAAAACTTACCCATCCGTGCCCCGTCCTCTTCCAGCATTTATACGGCCAGGTTTTTATCCAGTATATTCCTTCGCAGAAAAACGCGTCATCTGTTTTTACAATATTCTCATTAAGCGCGCCGGAACCTGTTACAATTTTATAAATTGAACCCGGAGAATACAGCCCCTGTATGGCCCTGTTATTAAGCGGATTTGCTTTGTCCCTTAAAATCTTTTTCCAGTATTTCGCATTTATCCTGCCGCTGAAATTATTAAGGTCATAGTCAGGTTTTGATACCATGCACAATATATCGCCTGTTTTGGGTTCAAGCGCTATTATTACGCCGTTAAAATCCGAATTTGCCATCAGCTGTTCCGCGTATTTCTGAAGCCTGAAATCAATTGTAAGCACCAGATTTTTTCCCTGCTGCGATTCAACTTTTTCCGCTATCTTTTTCTGCCTTCCCATAGCGTCAGTAATAATATA is a genomic window of Candidatus Goldiibacteriota bacterium HGW-Goldbacteria-1 containing:
- a CDS encoding cobalamin-binding protein encodes the protein MAGMITQQIYETYRGNLISGNRIACSEITADLIKKGITLKELYVDLFQRAMYEVGSLWEENTITPAVEHMATGITEYCMSLSYPLIFGAEHKNKTAVISCLANEFHQIGAKMVADIFEMNGWHGYFLGANTPVENLITLIKDKKPNVLGLSISIYFNMPKLINTVKRIRQEFADLVILAGGQGLKRYAGEFSQYEKIIVIDSISELERYINENN
- a CDS encoding rod shape-determining protein RodA → MRKFRGIFKLTEQLRQYTKNMNPVMLGATILLMGIGLLGIYSAEPDAGKVFFSKQSVWYGIGFILMIIIANINYNLVIAAANHLFVIFIFLLILVLIVGHTSLGAQRWLKIAGHGFQPSEFMKLVVAATVVRFLVIKGKEAFSFKNLALVFVIVFIPFFLILKQPDLGSALMLIPMTLAILFLGNIPIKKLSVILIIGVLILPVAYYTLHDYQKQRLHTFVNPHLDPLGSGYNVIQSQIAVGSGEVLGKGWGKGTQSQLNFIPIKHTDFIFAVLAEEFGLWGGLIIIGIYLFLIMEALKIIKLCRFTGGKMLGGALVTMIFAQFFVNVGMNMGIMPVAGITLPLLSYGGTSVIVTMTALGMLQNIYREYIKAEE
- the mrdA gene encoding penicillin-binding protein 2, which translates into the protein MVKNDIRENIKSVYQNFLRVKFYGWVAAIAVMILAGRLFYLQVIKGGYYAKLAESNSVTFVRESAPRGYIYDRNYRAIVTNSPAYSAGIIPYYFKTNNKMEKVIREIADVLEIEPSEIEEKIQASGVHVFEPIILRRALTLRQLSELTEKTVEVNGITVLQEPQRQYPYGSLASHVIGYTGEITANQIKNTKYKGYRPGDIIGHTGIENYYDKMLRGKDGLVYIITDAMGRQKKIAEKVESQQGKNLVLTIDFRLQKYAEQLMANSDFNGVIIALEPKTGDILCMVSKPDYDLNNFSGRINAKYWKKILRDKANPLNNRAIQGLYSPGSIYKIVTGSGALNENIVKTDDAFFCEGIYWIKTWPYKCWKRTGHGWVSFYKAIEQSCDIYFYKVSLKMTVELLYKYSVMFGLGQKSGIDLPGEKSGLVPTREWKRRISRTPWFPGNTVMMAIGQGYITSTPLQILNIMAAMANGGYAMQPRLLKAVTMDNRRIFMNPEPKKLFEIDVKKENIRVMQIALKRVVTNWAGTGKASQVRGIEVAGKTGTVQNVHGDNHAMFSCYAPFENPEIAVYVLLEHGGGGGDAAAPIAGDLLDFYFRTLKEL